The Fructilactobacillus myrtifloralis genome contains a region encoding:
- a CDS encoding ABC transporter permease: MSNLIVSNTALALTGVFVVFAMWIGYREHLGITKDLIVATIRCVIQLFVVGYVLKYVFQVNNWLLTLILILIIIFNGAYNAKGRSGGLRNAFWISLTAIATSTLVILLVLVLDGALKFIPSQIIPVSGMIVSNSMVSMGLCFRTMNSMFKDRRSQVQEMLALGATPMVASKGIIRDAIKTGLQPTIDSAKTVGLVALPGMMSGMIFAGADPVLAIKYQIMVTFMLLGITSISSIIGCYLGYQSFFNQQSQLIR, translated from the coding sequence ATGAGTAATTTAATTGTTTCCAATACGGCCCTGGCGCTCACGGGGGTCTTCGTGGTCTTTGCCATGTGGATTGGATACCGGGAACACCTAGGCATTACCAAGGACCTCATCGTTGCGACGATTCGGTGTGTGATCCAGTTGTTTGTAGTGGGATACGTCCTAAAGTATGTCTTCCAAGTTAATAACTGGTTGTTAACGCTGATCTTGATTTTGATTATCATTTTCAACGGGGCTTACAACGCGAAGGGGCGCAGTGGCGGATTACGGAACGCCTTCTGGATTTCGTTAACGGCCATTGCCACGAGTACGCTCGTGATTTTATTGGTCCTGGTTCTCGATGGGGCCTTGAAGTTTATCCCGTCGCAAATCATTCCAGTTTCGGGGATGATCGTTAGTAATTCAATGGTCTCAATGGGGCTCTGTTTCCGGACCATGAATTCGATGTTTAAAGATCGGCGGTCCCAGGTGCAAGAAATGTTAGCACTTGGAGCAACCCCGATGGTCGCCAGCAAGGGGATCATTCGGGATGCAATTAAGACCGGGTTACAACCCACCATTGATAGTGCCAAAACGGTTGGGCTGGTGGCCCTCCCTGGGATGATGTCTGGAATGATCTTTGCCGGAGCAGACCCGGTGCTGGCAATTAAGTACCAGATTATGGTGACTTTCATGTTGCTGGGGATTACTTCAATCAGTTCCATCATCGGGTGTTACCTCGGGTATCAAAGTTTCTTTAACCAGCAATCACAATTAATTCGTTAA
- a CDS encoding ABC transporter ATP-binding protein, with translation MHQLETHHLCYTVDDRQIIQDINWSIDPGAVVTITGPSGSGKSTFVKLLAYLLNPTSGTITFEDQPLDQLDPITYRRAVSYAVQQPTLFGDTVRENLEFPYQIRKQPFDEQHVIQALQTVDLGAADLDRQVTSLSGGEKQRIALLRNVLFPPKVLITDEVTTGLDNDSKQSVHKMLDYFNHKYQMTVIMITHDDAEINAAEHLYELKAGQMQEVAKHE, from the coding sequence ATGCATCAGTTAGAAACCCATCATTTGTGTTATACGGTGGATGACCGCCAGATTATTCAAGATATTAATTGGTCAATCGATCCCGGTGCGGTGGTGACAATTACCGGACCATCCGGGAGCGGGAAGTCGACGTTTGTAAAGCTGTTGGCATACCTGTTAAACCCCACCAGTGGGACGATTACCTTTGAGGACCAGCCGTTAGACCAACTGGATCCGATTACGTACCGGCGCGCAGTTTCCTACGCCGTCCAACAACCGACCTTGTTTGGGGATACGGTGCGCGAAAACCTAGAGTTTCCCTACCAAATTCGCAAGCAACCGTTTGATGAGCAACACGTCATTCAAGCCTTGCAGACGGTGGATCTTGGTGCTGCCGATTTAGACCGGCAGGTGACGAGTCTCTCGGGAGGAGAAAAGCAACGGATTGCTTTGTTACGGAACGTGCTGTTCCCACCCAAGGTGTTAATTACCGACGAGGTGACCACCGGACTGGACAATGATAGTAAGCAGAGTGTGCATAAGATGCTGGATTACTTTAACCACAAGTACCAGATGACGGTGATTATGATCACGCACGATGACGCGGAGATTAACGCCGCCGAACACCTATACGAACTCAAAGCGGGGCAAATGCAGGAGGTAGCTAAACATGAGTAA
- a CDS encoding ABC transporter ATP-binding protein, with amino-acid sequence MPKSEQKPIVKVRHLKQYFNEGKKDEVKAVDDVSFDIYQGETLGLVGESGSGKTTTGRSIIRLYNPTSGDVYFHDENIAKLKHRHLKDFRKQMQMIFQDPYASLDPRMKVKDIIAEGIDIHHLAKNHEDRDHQVAALLKKVNLNPEFANRYPHEFSGGQRQRIGIARALAVQPDFIIADEPISALDVSIQAQVVNLLQDIQEEQGLTYLFIAHDLSMVKYISDRIAVLYKGKIVEMADTEEVYNHPLHPYTQSLLSAVPVPDPEEEKHHHIIEFDHSHPFKAGEQLREVKPGHFLYCDEATAKQYQ; translated from the coding sequence ATGCCTAAGTCCGAACAAAAACCAATCGTAAAGGTCCGCCACTTAAAGCAGTACTTTAACGAAGGCAAAAAAGATGAAGTCAAAGCGGTTGACGACGTTTCTTTCGACATCTACCAGGGCGAAACGTTGGGACTCGTTGGAGAATCCGGTTCTGGAAAAACCACTACCGGCCGGAGTATCATCCGCCTCTACAACCCGACCAGCGGGGACGTTTACTTCCACGATGAAAACATCGCGAAGTTAAAACACCGCCACCTAAAGGATTTTCGCAAGCAAATGCAAATGATCTTTCAGGATCCGTATGCCTCGCTCGATCCACGGATGAAAGTCAAAGACATCATTGCCGAGGGAATTGACATTCACCACCTGGCCAAGAACCACGAGGACCGGGACCATCAGGTGGCAGCGCTCTTAAAGAAGGTTAATTTAAACCCGGAATTTGCCAACCGGTACCCCCACGAATTCTCTGGAGGTCAACGGCAACGAATCGGGATTGCCCGGGCTCTCGCCGTTCAACCAGACTTCATCATCGCCGACGAACCGATTTCCGCGCTGGACGTTTCGATTCAAGCGCAGGTGGTGAACCTGTTGCAAGACATCCAAGAAGAACAGGGGCTCACCTACCTGTTCATCGCCCACGATTTGTCAATGGTGAAGTACATTAGCGACCGGATTGCCGTGCTCTACAAGGGGAAAATCGTCGAAATGGCGGATACCGAAGAGGTGTATAACCACCCCTTACATCCATACACCCAGAGCTTACTTTCGGCGGTACCTGTGCCCGATCCAGAAGAAGAAAAGCACCATCACATCATCGAATTTGACCACTCGCATCCCTTTAAAGCGGGAGAACAACTCCGCGAGGTCAAACCGGGGCACTTCCTCTACTGTGATGAAGCGACCGCCAAACAATATCAATAA